In one window of Episyrphus balteatus chromosome 3, idEpiBalt1.1, whole genome shotgun sequence DNA:
- the LOC129913421 gene encoding uncharacterized protein LOC129913421, whose amino-acid sequence MSSHMGTNFLHSCIKVPIDPCNNCPAPGYNRPKVFLSQSSTPSNKFVTTKKISDCYLDLDTLNAANGMRSLATFYDSIPDYCEINHLPENEFYSTLETIKTTYRQFKSKPSVPVCLRNESSVSLNYEIPKSAKIKSASSKCIKKKTTSRKNSAKKDNRNLSNSQCKSSYKDLCERMNIFEYKRCDIDDDKLSKVCVTPIKSNSPVLYKSLSMHQLVKDDIQPGILDSVKTTRTNEDTSVKRRPSTPGIREFLKKSFSFNDINTKRWQERSKTEGDIILSRSPESNGDVVPKINLQPPSPTKLNDAHKVESSKQSTPSTRKNKSGKPKTGSPKVPFSFLGINECTTSGKASSVSPIHPVARPNLAATLRLEVSKKKVKELQNNCTYNDHRSQIDWEVRKTPAWKSLSHNESHKEILAMRLATRKAEQELQKREYEIQMEIMRQRVKSAPLLLEGPTFWGPHVGKLSHSCHKDSLKHTCQQATNGNKKKKTNKIHSRKCHSNISYSRNSNHSTNLQDSDELSSLDRAYL is encoded by the exons atgtccTCACATATGGGGACGAATTTTTTACATTCCTGCATTAAGGTACCAATTGATCCGTGTAATAATTGTCCAGCTCCCGGTTATAATCGTCCAAAGGTTTTTCTTAGTCAAAGTTCAACACcatcaaataaatttgtgactacgaaaaaaatatcagaTTGTTATTTGGACTTAGATACTCTTAATGCTGCTAATGGAATGCGTTCGTTAGCGACCTTCTATGATAGTATACCAG ATTATTGTGAGATAAATCATTTGCCAGAAAACGAATTCTATTCAACATTGGAAACTATAAAAACGACTTATCGTCAATTTAAATCCAAGCCAAGTGTACCTGTTTGCTTGCGAAACGAAAGTAGTGTTTCATTAAATTATGAAATCCCAAAATCtgctaaaataaaaagtgcgtcttctaaatgcattaaaaagaaaacaacatcgAGGAAAAATTCGGCCAAAAAAGATAACAGGAACCTATCTAACAGCCAGTGCAAGTCTTCATATAAGGATTTGTGCGAAAGgatgaatatttttga ATACAAACGATGTGACATTGATGATGATAAACTTTCTAAAGTCTGTGTTACTCCAATCAAAAGCAATTCTCCTGTTTTATACAAATCTTTATCAATGCATCAATTGGTAAAAGACGATATTCAACCTGGAATACTCGATTCGGTTAAAACAACCCGAACAAATGAAGACACTTCAGTGAAACGGAGGCCCTCGACTCCCGGAATtagagaatttttaaagaaatcgtTTTCATTCAATGATATTAATACAAAACGTTGGCAAGAACGATCAAAAACAGAGGGAGATATTATTTTAAGCCG gtcTCCAGAATCAAATGGGGATGTTGtgccaaaaattaatttacagcCTCCTAGTCCTACAAAATTAAATGATGCTCATAAAGTGGAATCATCAAAACAAAGTACACCAAGTACTAGAAAAAATAAATCCGGAAAACCCAAGACTGGTTCCCCAAAAGTTCCTTTCTCATTTCTTGGAATAAATGAGTGTACAACGAGTGGAAag GCATCTTCAGTTTCTCCCATCCATCCCGTAGCAAGACCTAATTTAGCAGCAACGCTTAGACTCGAAGTTTCAaagaaaaaagtcaaagaacTGCAAAACAATTGTACGTATAATGACCATAGATCTCAAATAGACTGGGAAGTAAGAAAAACTCCGGCATGGAAGTCTCTTAGTCATAA tgaATCACATAAAGAAATTTTAGCCATGCGCTTGGCCACACGAAAAGCTGAACAAGAGCTTCAAAAACGTGAATACGAAATACAGATGGAAATAATGCGTCAACGAGTAAAATCAGCTCCGTTGCTTCTTGAAGGTCCAACATTTTGGGGACCTCATGTTGGTAAGCTTTCACACTCTTGCCACAAGGATAGTTTAAAACATACTTGTCAACAAGCAACaaatggaaataaaaagaagaaaaccaaTAAGATACATTCAAGAAAATGTCATTCAAATATATCATATTCAAGAAACTCAAATCACAGCACAAATTTGCAAGATAGTGATGAATTATCGAGTTTAGATAGAGCTTATTTGTAG
- the LOC129913425 gene encoding mediator of RNA polymerase II transcription subunit 31-like isoform X4 — protein MISYASIESDDQQRLRWQVELEFVQCLANPNYLNFLAQRGYFKDQAFINYLKYLQYWKEPEYAKYLMYPMCLYFLDLLQYEHFRREIVNSQCSKFIDDQAILLWQHYTRKRTKLFDAVNGTPPDTGMNDNSLAGGNVANSHFMQNGVTNQQNGIGPGGQKI, from the exons CTTCTATCGAGTCCGACGATCAACAAAGATTAAGATGGCAAGTAGAACTCGAATTCGTCCAGTGTTTAGCTAATCCAAATTATCTTAACT ttttagcTCAACGTGGATACTTCAAAGACCAAGCTTTTATTAATTATCTCAAATACCTACAATATTGGAAGGAACCAGAATATGCCAAATATCTAATGTATCCAATGTGCTTGTATTTTCTCGATCTACTGCAATATGAACATTTTCGTCGTGAAATTGTCAATTCACAGTGCTCCAAATTTATTGACGATCAAGCAATATTACTTTGGCAACATTATACGAGAAAACGTACAAAACTTTTTGATGCCGTCAATGGAACACCACCCGACACAGGAATGAATGATAATTCTCTAGCAGGTGGTAATGTTGCAAACTCACATTTTATGCAAAATGGAGTGACAAATCAACAAAATGGAATTGGACCTGGTGGACAAAAAATATAG
- the LOC129913425 gene encoding structure-specific endonuclease subunit SLX1 homolog isoform X1, whose amino-acid sequence MESNEIIKSDFYGVYLLCSDSAEKKYNGKCYIGYTVNPNRRINQHNRGRDFGGAKKTSNKGPWRMILIVYGFPNNISALQFEWAWQQPTQSSRLKHYLELKRKNNKESFLQYNFRILSVMLDIGPWNRLPVTIRWLETDKVMEFRPQPPKHMKIISGKIKIGKQNKNTAEELQTHLWALECHLCMKPIDNPERSRIGCLNAKCKLTCHIVCMAEHMLTLNESHKGHYIPIDGECPMCGETLTWVDLLKNRNNSVPEEIEIDFEDLADIDDDDVN is encoded by the exons atggAAAGCAATGAAATTATCAAATCTGATTTCTATGGAGTTTACTTACTGTGCAGCGATAGTGCAGAAAAGAAATATAATGGAAAATGTTACATTGGTTATACCGTAAATCCAAATCGTCGAATAAATCAGCACAATCGTGGGCGAGACTTTGGTGGAGCAAAAAAGACTTCCAACAAGGGTCCATGGAGAATGATATTGATTGTCTATGGCTTTCCAAATAACATTTCCGCTTTGCAA ttTGAATGGGCTTGGCAACAACCAACACAATCATCCCGCCTCAAACATTATTtggaattaaaaagaaaaaacaacaaagaaagCTTTTTACAATACAATTTTCGTATTCTTTCTGTTATGCTTGATATTGGTCCCTGGAATCGTTTACCAGTAACTATACGATGGCTGGAGACTGATAAAGTAATGGAGTTTCGg CCTCAACCTCCAAAACACATGAAAATCATTTCggggaaaataaaaattggcaaacaaaataaaaatactgccGAAGAATTACAGACACATTTGTGGGCTTTAGAATGTCATCTTTGTATGAAACCAATCGATAATCCTGAAAGATCTCGAATTGGTTGTTTGAATGCAAAATGCAAACTTACTTGCCATATTGTTTGTATGGCGGAGCATATGTTAACGTTAAATGAAAGTCATAAAGGACATTACATACCAATCGATGGAGAGTGCCCCATGTGTGGAGAAACCTTGACTTGGGTGGATTTGCTTAAAAATCGAAATAATTCCGTTCCAGAAGAAatagaaattgattttgaagATCTTGCCGACATCGACGACGATGATGTTaattaa
- the LOC129913425 gene encoding mediator of RNA polymerase II transcription subunit 31-A-like isoform X3: protein MAKMYGKASIESDDQQRLRWQVELEFVQCLANPNYLNFLAQRGYFKDQAFINYLKYLQYWKEPEYAKYLMYPMCLYFLDLLQYEHFRREIVNSQCSKFIDDQAILLWQHYTRKRTKLFDAVNGTPPDTGMNDNSLAGGNVANSHFMQNGVTNQQNGIGPGGQKI from the exons CTTCTATCGAGTCCGACGATCAACAAAGATTAAGATGGCAAGTAGAACTCGAATTCGTCCAGTGTTTAGCTAATCCAAATTATCTTAACT ttttagcTCAACGTGGATACTTCAAAGACCAAGCTTTTATTAATTATCTCAAATACCTACAATATTGGAAGGAACCAGAATATGCCAAATATCTAATGTATCCAATGTGCTTGTATTTTCTCGATCTACTGCAATATGAACATTTTCGTCGTGAAATTGTCAATTCACAGTGCTCCAAATTTATTGACGATCAAGCAATATTACTTTGGCAACATTATACGAGAAAACGTACAAAACTTTTTGATGCCGTCAATGGAACACCACCCGACACAGGAATGAATGATAATTCTCTAGCAGGTGGTAATGTTGCAAACTCACATTTTATGCAAAATGGAGTGACAAATCAACAAAATGGAATTGGACCTGGTGGACAAAAAATATAG
- the LOC129913425 gene encoding mediator of RNA polymerase II transcription subunit 31-like isoform X2 yields the protein MAKMYGKGKTSIESDDQQRLRWQVELEFVQCLANPNYLNFLAQRGYFKDQAFINYLKYLQYWKEPEYAKYLMYPMCLYFLDLLQYEHFRREIVNSQCSKFIDDQAILLWQHYTRKRTKLFDAVNGTPPDTGMNDNSLAGGNVANSHFMQNGVTNQQNGIGPGGQKI from the exons CTTCTATCGAGTCCGACGATCAACAAAGATTAAGATGGCAAGTAGAACTCGAATTCGTCCAGTGTTTAGCTAATCCAAATTATCTTAACT ttttagcTCAACGTGGATACTTCAAAGACCAAGCTTTTATTAATTATCTCAAATACCTACAATATTGGAAGGAACCAGAATATGCCAAATATCTAATGTATCCAATGTGCTTGTATTTTCTCGATCTACTGCAATATGAACATTTTCGTCGTGAAATTGTCAATTCACAGTGCTCCAAATTTATTGACGATCAAGCAATATTACTTTGGCAACATTATACGAGAAAACGTACAAAACTTTTTGATGCCGTCAATGGAACACCACCCGACACAGGAATGAATGATAATTCTCTAGCAGGTGGTAATGTTGCAAACTCACATTTTATGCAAAATGGAGTGACAAATCAACAAAATGGAATTGGACCTGGTGGACAAAAAATATAG
- the LOC129913427 gene encoding enolase-phosphatase E1, with product MHTINAKIVLCDIEGTTTSISFVKDVLFPYAKDHAKNYLQTHWHENETKQIVADLINLAEYKNFQSKPINESDITVETVTEFVLYLIEKDLKLGPLKTLQGLIWNHGYVDKTIKGHIYEDVPPAFEKWTKNGIKICIYSSGSVMAQKMLFANSDFGNLMPFLTDYFDTAIGNKRESKSYTKIVQHLDVDSQDILFLTDITAEGKAALEAGMQVIILQRPGNAPLTDDEQKEFIIVKNFDEIQINKK from the exons atgcATACAATTAATGCAAAAATAGTACTTTGTGATATTGAAGGAACAACCACTTCAATTAGCTTTGTTAAG gatGTTCTCTTTCCTTATGCAAAAGACCATGCAAAAAACTATCTTCAAACCCATTGGCATGAAAacgaaacaaaacaaatagTTGCTGACCTAATTAACTTAGCCgaatacaaaaatttccaaagcaAACCCATCAACGAATCTGATATTACTGTTGAGACAGTAACAGAATTTGTTCTATACCTTATTGAGAAAGACTTAAAATTAGGCCCATTAAAGACTCTTCAGGGACTTATTTGGAATCATGGTTACGTTGATAAAACTATAAAAGGACA CATTTATGAAGACGTCCCTCCAGCTTTTGAAAAGTGGACgaaaaatggaattaaaatttgtatctatTCAAGCGGTAGTGTGATGGCACAAAAAATGCTATTTGCTAATTCAGATTTTGGTAATTTGATGCCGTTTTTAACTGATTACTTTGATACTGCAATTGGCAATAAGAGAGAATCTAAATCTTATACAAAAATTGTGCAACATTTGGATGTAGATAGTcaagatatactttttttaACCGATATCACCGCAg AAGGAAAAGCTGCTTTGGAGGCTGGAATGCAGGTAATAATATTGCAAAGACCAGGAAATGCGCCACTCACTGACGATGAACAGAAAGAATTcattattgttaaaaattttgacgaaattcaaataaacaaaaaataa